TCTTTCACGGGCATGTTTCTGCTGTCGGTCTTGACGTTTTCAATGTAGTGAACTACGTCCATACCTTCCAAGACTTCGCCAAAGACAACGTGCTTACCGTCGAGCCATGGGCATGGCACAGtggtgatgaaaaattgcgATCCATTGGTGTTCTTACCACGGTTGGCCATGGACAATCTGCCCGGCTTATTGTGCTTAACATCAAAATTCTCGTCTTTGAAAGTGTTCCCAAAAATGGACTTGCCCCCAATACCAGATCTGTGGGTGAAATCACCGCCTTGAATCATGAAATCAGGAATAACACGGTGGAAAATAGAGTTCAAGTAACCCATCTTAGGATCACTGGAAATGGTCAGTTGGTAAAAGTTCTCAACAGTTTGGGGTGTGGTGAGACCATACAGTCCCATGACAATGCGGCCGATCTTTTCATCGCCGTGATTGATATCAAAATACACCTTGTGTGTGATCTCGGGGTCGTCTGAGGTCTCCTCTTTGCCAAAGATGGTTGTAGTGAATAAACAGGCAAACAAAGCGATGATGGATAGGAATTGAAACTTCATTGTTGCAGGTAACGCTGTCccttttgtttttcgaGTGAGGATTTCTTTAATTGTTGAACTCTTTTCGAGAAAAGTTGCAAGAATGGCTTGatcgttttcctttttttttccttgccAAAGAAGGTTTCGCCGcgaaacaaaaattaacaCAGTTACTATATATTGTTTTGTACATTCGTATTTGACTATACTTTCTATAAAACTATAGCCATTGCTTTAAGTCAGGATTGGCAGCCACGAACTCTTCTAGCGCGCTTTGAAGATCCTGgacttcttttttcatttcacCCAAAACTCTCTCTTTCCTTTGACTGTCTGGCTTCAACACATTGGGGCCTTGCAAGGGTTCATTACCGTCTGGGAGGGCTTGAACAGACTTGCTTTTCCTTGCCTGTCTGCCACCAACCCCTAAATATCCATCCCTTCTTGCTTGCCAATTGGCCAAGGCACCATTGCCATCCCAATGATCTAATTTATCGTATATCAAATCTCCAACATTGTTTAATTTATAACGTGGTATAACATGCGTGTGCAAATGGGGTACGGACTGGCCAGCCTCCGGTCCGTCTTGGATGGCAACGTTGACCGAGTCTGCCTTGTATTCCCATTTTATAAATCTATGAATCAATTGTAGGGTGTTAAAATAATCTTGGGATTCAGGCATGGTCAAATCTGATAAGTTCAAAACTGTGGTTCTCAAGGGAACGATTAGTATATGCCCCGGTACAATCGGTTTCAGGTTCACTAGTGCATACGTGTATTTCGATTTCTGCAAGGAAGTGAACAGTACGAAGTCTCTTTGATGGTTAGTATCTCAATGGTACGGAGGGGTACTAGAACATGCAATCATGCATACGTAGAAAACTTGCTCGGTTACTAAGAACTTGCTAAAATATATTGGTTTATTCAtgcttttgcttttctctGAATTTGCTTGAGATTACTCTGAGGGCAAGATAGCTAGGTTTATAGCAGAtccttatttttttttcgctttGAACATTAAGCAGTAAAAAAGAGTTacatattttgaaaacgtATAATCTAGAAAAGTATTAATGTTCTTGACCGGATATGGAACGCAAGACCTACTGCAAATTAGTATGAAACATTCATTTGGGCTGAATAATACTAATTGATCTCCGTACTgtctaaaagaaaaaacaaaagctgaagaagaaaaacccTAATAATTTAGATATAAGCTGCCATCTTGATCTTCCAAAGAAACTACTAAATCGGCGACCTCGTCGCTTTTCATGTTCCAACCCAACTTGGGAGAAACACATATATTCTTCAGGCAGGGTAGCCTTGACTCTAATATGGCAATTGTCAGGTCATCAGGATGAATCTTAGAGGCCAATCCCAGGGAACCGCTGCATTCCAAGTACAGAGTTTTGAGGGGTCTATCGTATTCCACCAATTTACTCAGCATGAATTCAGAAAAGCACCatttggaacaataatcaaccATGATTTGCAACGAAATCAAATTAGCACAATACGTGAAGATGTGGTCCAAGGAATTTTCCGTCAAGGATGGCATCGGATAGTGGAAAAATAGGTGTTTTAAATTATCGCCAATCTGTGACAACAACGAGTAGATAGACAACTCCATGATTTGAGGGCAGTAAGAAAGTTCCAAAGTGGTGATGGTTTTTGGCCATTTCGTGTCGATGACAAATTCATTTGTTATCCCCCCACTTAATTTCAGATATCTGAGATTTTGCGGCCATTCAATATCTTGGAACCCCTGGCAGTCAATCGATGATCTAGGGAAAGATAAATGGGTTAATTTGGTGAAGTTTTTGATCGCAGAAAATAGCTCCTTTAGTTTAACCGTTTCTGACACTAGTCCCAAGTCTAGAAACTTTAAATCATGACAcgatttcaatgaaattaGTGGCGCGTAACCGAAGCTAGTCTGTGGAGCAATAAATTTGGTTAAATTAGAACAGCATCGTCGCAACAGCTtggaaacaaaagaatttCTACCACTTTGTAGAATTGTAGACAAATTCAACTCAAAGACGTAATATCccaaattcttcttcttgtttataATGATTGTATCGACAAATGCGTTGAAGTTCTTACTTGTCAATGCTGGTGCAAAATAAAGCTTTGGTAGACACATGCCATACCAGTTTCTACAAACTAGCAGGTAATTCACGATTATCCCTGTGgttattctttttccacTAGTGACCTTAtcaccattttcttcttcctgCGGTACATCAAGATAATGGATTATCCTATACTGAACTTCCCATGGCAAGACCATCCTAGAAGATAACGAAtttatgctttttttctctctttctaTTACTTGTccatcctcttctttcttagTGTGCGATGCTAATGATGACAATGGCAATTGCCTGTATCcttttttatcctttttaCCATTGCTCAGTCGGGTCAACTTCACTATAGTATCATTCGTTTCATCATAATAATAAGACCCCTGCGGAGTCTCAATTAGTTCTGCATCATCGGGTACTGTGATAGTGAATTCCTTCGCTTGGTTATCACTTCTTGTAGAAGAGAAACCCTCGCCCGCCACATACTTCCTATAAGGGGccttgattttctttggtcGTGATTTATTGGCCATTATTGAAGACTCTAATTGTTGCTATTATGTGGCAGCGCTGTTGCACATATTTCCCGCTGTACGTCTTCTGCCGATGCCGTTGTATTCGTTTCTATAGTAGATGCATCTTGTATCAACTGGCCCTTACCCCTCAGCGCTCGTCACCCGGCCCCAGAATGGAAACAATAGGGACAGAGGCAATTATTTCGCAATAACATAGGACAAAAAGACGACAGAGCAGCTTGCTTTAGCTGGAATCTGCTGAGCATATATACCATTAGGATGGCAAACCAATTTAGATATAGGAAAAATgacaaacagaaaaaaattaataaatCATTGTTCCAACCGAGGATCGAACTCGGGACCTTTGCCGTGTGAAGGCAACGTGATAGCCGCTACACTATTGGAACGGTTTTTTGGATTGATCTTTTAAATG
This is a stretch of genomic DNA from Saccharomyces kudriavzevii IFO 1802 strain IFO1802 genome assembly, chromosome: 4. It encodes these proteins:
- the CPR5 gene encoding peptidylprolyl isomerase family protein CPR5 (similar to Saccharomyces cerevisiae CPR5 (YDR304C) and CPR2 (YHR057C); ancestral locus Anc_5.323) produces the protein MKFQFLSIIALFACLFTTTIFGKEETSDDPEITHKVYFDINHGDEKIGRIVMGLYGLTTPQTVENFYQLTISSDPKMGYLNSIFHRVIPDFMIQGGDFTHRSGIGGKSIFGNTFKDENFDVKHNKPGRLSMANRGKNTNGSQFFITTVPCPWLDGKHVVFGEVLEGMDVVHYIENVKTDSRNMPVKEVIVEQCGELETVPLSHQDAAKLQDEIKVEASETAHDEL
- the HNT2 gene encoding bis(5'-adenosyl)-triphosphatase (similar to Saccharomyces cerevisiae HNT2 (YDR305C); ancestral locus Anc_5.326); the encoded protein is MPESQDYFNTLQLIHRFIKWEYKADSVNVAIQDGPEAGQSVPHLHTHVIPRYKLNNVGDLIYDKLDHWDGNGALANWQARRDGYLGVGGRQARKSKSVQALPDGNEPLQGPNVLKPDSQRKERVLGEMKKEVQDLQSALEEFVAANPDLKQWL
- the PFU1 gene encoding Pfu1p (similar to Saccharomyces cerevisiae YDR306C; ancestral locus Anc_5.327); translation: MANKSRPKKIKAPYRKYVAGEGFSSTRSDNQAKEFTITVPDDAELIETPQGSYYYDETNDTIVKLTRLSNGKKDKKGYRQLPLSSLASHTKKEEDGQVIEREKKSINSLSSRMVLPWEVQYRIIHYLDVPQEEENGDKVTSGKRITTGIIVNYLLVCRNWYGMCLPKLYFAPALTSKNFNAFVDTIIINKKKNLGYYVFELNLSTILQSGRNSFVSKLLRRCCSNLTKFIAPQTSFGYAPLISLKSCHDLKFLDLGLVSETVKLKELFSAIKNFTKLTHLSFPRSSIDCQGFQDIEWPQNLRYLKLSGGITNEFVIDTKWPKTITTLELSYCPQIMELSIYSLLSQIGDNLKHLFFHYPMPSLTENSLDHIFTYCANLISLQIMVDYCSKWCFSEFMLSKLVEYDRPLKTLYLECSGSLGLASKIHPDDLTIAILESRLPCLKNICVSPKLGWNMKSDEVADLVVSLEDQDGSLYLNY